A region of Flavobacterium indicum GPTSA100-9 = DSM 17447 DNA encodes the following proteins:
- a CDS encoding M1 family metallopeptidase, translating to MKKILLTTLLVVGFQQIEAQTTRKDTLQGGLREERTCYDVLRYNLDLTINPSEKSIKGFNEIVFKIDDATSKIQVDLFENMQIESIVWNTKKLNYKREFDAVFIEFPEELKKGTIQSIQFNYSGKPKIAKNAPWDGGFVFKKDTKGNPWIGVAVQGTGASLWYPCKDSQTDEPDNGASIKVAVPNGLMNVSNGRFMGSTDLKDGYTRWDWEVKNPINNYDITVNVADYVHIHDHHQGLDLDYYVLRENEEKAKKHFDNDVKPMMDCFQSKFGKYPFWEDGYKLVETPYLGMEHQSAVAYGNKYKKGYMGYDISGTGAGLFFDYITIHETGHEWFGNSITSKDIADMWIHEGFTTYTETVFIECIKGYEEAQKYINGQSKSVSNDKPIIGQFGVNREGSGDMYYKGALMLNTIRHIINDDSKWWKLLYSYSETFKKQIIDTKTVLDYFNKETGLDLSKVFEQYLTTTQIPKLKLSKEGKKLSYQWINCVNNFNMPVDIFIKGTETRIYPTTTLQELKVDKKIKIEEIEVATKQFFIKVEK from the coding sequence ATGAAAAAAATACTTTTAACTACATTACTTGTAGTAGGTTTTCAACAAATTGAAGCTCAAACAACAAGAAAAGACACTTTACAAGGTGGATTACGAGAGGAAAGAACTTGTTATGATGTACTTAGATATAATTTAGACCTAACGATCAATCCTTCAGAGAAAAGTATTAAAGGTTTTAATGAAATTGTATTTAAAATTGATGATGCAACTTCTAAGATTCAAGTGGATTTATTTGAAAACATGCAAATTGAATCAATAGTATGGAACACAAAAAAATTAAACTATAAAAGAGAATTTGATGCAGTATTCATAGAATTTCCTGAAGAATTAAAAAAAGGAACAATACAATCAATTCAGTTTAATTACAGTGGTAAGCCTAAAATTGCAAAAAATGCCCCTTGGGATGGAGGATTTGTTTTTAAAAAAGATACAAAAGGGAATCCATGGATTGGAGTAGCTGTTCAAGGCACTGGAGCGAGCTTATGGTATCCTTGCAAAGATTCACAAACCGATGAACCTGACAATGGAGCAAGTATAAAAGTAGCGGTTCCGAACGGTTTAATGAATGTTTCTAACGGACGATTTATGGGGTCTACAGATTTAAAAGATGGGTATACACGTTGGGATTGGGAAGTTAAAAACCCAATTAACAATTATGACATCACAGTGAATGTAGCCGATTATGTTCATATACACGACCATCATCAAGGATTGGATTTGGATTACTATGTATTGCGCGAAAATGAAGAAAAAGCCAAAAAACATTTTGATAATGATGTAAAACCTATGATGGACTGTTTTCAATCTAAATTTGGAAAATATCCATTTTGGGAGGATGGTTACAAATTAGTAGAAACTCCATATTTAGGAATGGAACATCAAAGTGCCGTAGCCTATGGAAATAAATATAAAAAAGGCTATATGGGTTATGATATTTCAGGTACAGGAGCCGGACTATTTTTTGATTACATTACCATACATGAAACGGGTCATGAATGGTTTGGAAATAGCATTACAAGCAAAGACATTGCTGATATGTGGATTCATGAAGGTTTTACTACGTATACAGAAACCGTTTTTATAGAGTGCATTAAAGGGTATGAAGAAGCACAAAAATATATAAATGGACAGTCTAAAAGTGTAAGCAACGACAAACCCATTATTGGACAATTTGGAGTAAATAGAGAAGGCAGTGGCGATATGTATTATAAAGGCGCATTAATGCTAAATACTATCAGACATATAATTAATGATGATTCAAAATGGTGGAAACTTTTATATTCTTACTCTGAAACTTTTAAAAAACAAATTATTGACACCAAAACAGTTTTAGATTATTTCAATAAAGAAACAGGATTAGATTTATCAAAAGTATTTGAACAATATTTAACTACAACTCAAATTCCAAAATTAAAATTAAGTAAAGAAGGTAAAAAACTTTCTTATCAATGGATAAATTGTGTAAATAATTTTAATATGCCAGTAGATATTTTTATCAAAGGTACAGAAACCAGAATCTATCCTACAACTACTTTACAAGAACTAAAAGTTGATAAAAAAATAAAAATTGAAGAAATTGAAGTAGCAACAAAACAGTTTTTTATTAAAGTTGAAAAATAG